The proteins below are encoded in one region of Engraulis encrasicolus isolate BLACKSEA-1 chromosome 1, IST_EnEncr_1.0, whole genome shotgun sequence:
- the LOC134445194 gene encoding alpha-(1,3)-fucosyltransferase 7-like — translation MVEHWCHRWTILAAVLVCLTLFGSLLVQRPSLLNTFQRPESGLPKVLVNSTTTTVLVWYWAFGYSEHLHGNVCQDRFGIPDCILSDDRSLFPQANFVIFHNRELVSGQQKLPLHLPRPQQQGWVWFSKESPANNGNLRPFAGQFNYTMSYRHDADFFTPYGWLRRREGGTGMTVDDFIPKNKSSLACWVVSNYQAHHERAKVYNKLKEVIKVNVYGGAVGPRLDGEQLLPTISRCHFYLSFENSIFQDYITEKLWKNAFLGGAVPVVLGPSRQNYEAMIPKDSFIHVDDFSSVEELGTFLKILAEDRERYASYFKWKLNYTVETYSHWLVEPYCEICTKRTTLQTPKVYWNLQNWEWK, via the coding sequence ATGGTGGAGCACTGGTGTCACCGGTGGACGATACTGGCTGCTGTTCTTGTTTGCCTCACCCTGTTCGGAAGCCTGCTCGTCCAACGGCCTTCACTGCTCAACACATTCCAAAGACCTGAATCAGGCCTGCCCAAGGTTCTTGTTAATAGCACAACCACGACTGTCCTAGTGTGGTACTGGGCTTTTGGATATTCAGAGCACTTGCATGGCAATGTGTGCCAAGATAGGTTTGGCATACCTGACTGCATTTTGTCAGATGATCGGTCACTGTTCCCTCAGGCAAATTTTGTCATTTTCCACAACCGTGAGCTGGTCAGCGGACAACAAAAGTTGCCCTTGCATTTGCCCCGCCCACAGCAGCAGGGGTGGGTGTGGTTCTCCAAGGAAAGCCCAGCCAATAATGGCAATTTGAGGCCTTTTGCTGGGCAATTTAACTACACGATGTCTTACAGACATGATGCAGACTTTTTTACACCATATGGCTGGTTACGCCGACGAGAGGGGGGAACCGGAATGACAGTCGATGATTTTATTCCCAAAAATAAGTCTTCTTTGGCCTGCTGGGTTGTGAGCAATTACCAAGCCCATCATGAGCGAGCAAAGGTGTACAATAAACTGAAGGAAGTCATAAAAGTAAATGTTTATGGTGGAGCAGTCGGCCCACGCCTGGATGGTGAGCAACTGTTACCCACCATATCTCGTTGCCACTTCTATCTGTCTTTTGAGAACTCTATCTTCCAGGACTACATCACAGAGAAGTTGTGGAAGAATGCATTTTTGGGTGGAGCTGTGCCTGTAGTTTTAGGCCCATCCCGGCAGAACTATGAGGCCATGATACCAAAAGATTCCTTTATTCATGTGGACGACTTCAGTTCCGTAGAGGAGCTTGGAACATTCCTCAAGATACTGGCTGAGGATAGGGAACGCTATGCCTCATATTTCAAATGGAAACTAAATTACACGGTGGAAACATATAGCCACTGGTTGGTGGAACCATATTGTGAAATCTGCACAAAACGCACCACCTTACAAACACCCAAGGTTTATTGGAATTTACAAAATTGGGAATGGAAATAA